CAAAATGGGCATCCCTCCGTCCGTGGAGCGACGGCGCCAGAAGCAAGCTGCTCTCGGCTATGTTTCCTCAACGACTCCGCTCAATTCCCCAGACCGTACGGAGGCGGCTTGATCCTATTGAAGGATTTCGTTCACAGCGGCGGAGAAACGCATAGTTGAGCTGTCAGGCAGGACCATCAAGCTTGCTAGGCGCCGGGGATTGCCCCCAACCGCCTAAAGCCCTTAGATTGAAGACGGCCAATTGGGGCGTTAAGTCGCCCCGACGGCCGTTCTGCTAGGCTCAGGGGCAACGGCTGCATCCTTTCGCAGCCCCGATGGCCCCGCGTGAGCGTGATCCTCTCTCAGGCTGCTACGCGATTTTCATAAGCAAGAAATGGGTTGACTGGTTTAAGCAGGGCATCCGAAGCATCGATTGGAGCTCTGCCGCTAAATTGCTTGGTCAACCCTGCACTGATGAACCATAAGATGCCATCGGCGAGCATCCTGTGGGACGCTTGAACACTTCGTCTCACAAGATCGCCGTGTTGATGCCTAGGCCGCTCCTCGACGGGTAGATACCGCGCCTCAAATGCTGAGAAACGAAGAGACGTTCGATCCAATTGACGCAAGCTCCGCTGCCAGCACCCTGCCGGGGCATGGTGTAGCTGACGGTAGGTTACCTGCGATTTTCCGGCAGGCGGGTCGGAAGGCATCAGCCTGCCACGTCGGGCAGACCGACGATGAATTCATCGCTTAATGGCGCGATGCTTTCCGGCGTCATGTAGCGGGCGCCTGGACCGCACATTCGTCGTTCTGCTCGACAGGGTCGCATCGATTAGGTCGGCGATTGCGTCTCCGTTAGGGAAGATGCCGACGACCTCGGATCGCCGCTTGATCTTGCCGTTGAGGCGCTCGATCGGATTGGTAACCGGTATTTGAGTTTCTCGGTGCCGATGTCCCGCTGCGATATTCAAGATAGTGGCGTATGGTGCAACCATCGGGAGAGAGGCACCGGGAGCACCAAGGTGCGGGCAGGCCGATGCATACGATCAGCCACGAGCTCGGGTTAGTAGCTGGCCGCCTCTGCGACCAGCCCGGTTGCGCTGAGAGCGCGCATCCGTAGTTGTCGTGTCGCCCGTAGCTCCCGTCATGTGGTCTGATTTGGCAGGAGGTGCAAGTGCGACGGGTGATTGACATCGACGTCCGAACCTCGGAGAGGTGGTGGTTTGGGAGGATGGCAGCCTCCGACATGCGGGCCGTATTGATATAGACGCGGACTGCGTTGGACGGTTTTGGCAAGACCCTGCTGGCCAGTGATGCGGTGGTGGTCGAAGCGACCGCGAACAGAGTGGCGGTGTCGCCGGTTCTGGCGTCGTTCGTGGCACGCGTGATTGTCGCCAATTCGCATCAGGTGAAGGCGATCGCCCAGGCTCAAGTCGAGACCGACAAGATCGATGCCGGCACACTCGCGTGTCTGCAGGCGCCCGCGGCACCTGCCGCAGATCCGGACGCCTGACGCAGAGACGGAACGCAAGCGTCGGCTAGCGGCGCGGCGCTACCAGGTCGTGCGGCATCGCGCGGCTCAAGAACGAGGTGCAATCGATCCTGCACGCGCACCTGATCCCGAAGTGCTCCAGGCCTGCTCGCGGTCCCCGAGATCGTCCGCGCCACTTGTCGGGCCAAGCGCGCGTCCGCCGGGTTTCAGCAACGGTGCGCTTGATCTAACACCAGGCAGTACGATTATTGTTAGTTTTGCGCCAGCTGCCCATGTTAGATGTCCAACGATGGCAGCATGGGCGCTGCAACTGCTGCCGCGCATACCGTCATGGACCGCCTACATGCGGCAAGAGCCTCTCCCTCATAGCGCCAGGACCTATCTCAGGAGATTGAGCGTCACTCTCAAGCTTCTGGGCAACGGCCCAAATGTTCTGCGGCCGAGGCAATGCTGCGAGCAGGAGCATAGTCTCTCCCACACTCCTACATCACCAGAACCAAAACGGCAGAGCAACCTAGTCGGCAGTTGGTCCCGTTGTCATAAGGCGCGGCACGCTACTTGCTTAACGGCCAATGAGAATAGATGCATTGGTCTCTCGCGAGAACAGGTGCTCGATGACTTTTGTCAGGATACTTCTGCCAACACTTTGGCGCCGAGGCGCTGCAATCGCAAGCGGCGGTGCATCTTATATCCGAAGTAGCGACATGAGCTCTCGCTTGGATTCCATGCGAGCGGCCACAGCTGCCCCCACTAGCGCCGTGTCCGCTTTCACCGCCGTAGATCTCATCCAAACCGACCGGCGCACTTGCTCGACCGCTTTGCGCCGAGCGGTGCGCCTGACGGCGAATGACGGTCACCACCACCTTTCACTCTTCTTCCAACCTGCGTCGCTCGGACATGCGATAATGACGCCTTGCGTTGAGCAACGGCAAGCTGACAGTGCACCAAAGTCCGCAATCTTGTCGCGCCGCGATCGCACTTTTCATGGAGCACAAGCGAGCGCATCAAGTGAGATACGCAATTGTATGGCATACCGACGGCTTTTTACCTTCTTTCGCAATCTTACATTGTTCTACAGCGCCCTTGCGTGCGGCATGAGCTTCGCTGGCTGAGTGCGTACTTTTTGTTAGCTTTTGAAGACGCCGGAGTTCGACACATGGCAACAGGTATCGTGAAATGGTTCAACGCAAGAAAGGGATATGGCTTCATCAGACCGGATGACGGAGGTCCGGACGTATTCGTACACGCCAGCGCGGTCGCAAAAGCCGGAAGAAGCGACTTAGCCGAAGGCATACGAATTTGCTACGAGCTCAGGACCAGTGCGGCAGGCCGAACCTTTGCAGAGGACCTCAGCATCCCCTAGACCCTTTGTCCGCCCTGTGAGGTGACGGGCGGCCCCGCGGCAAGCTCCTATCGAGGGTTGCGCCGGATGGTCCGGCGCCGAACCCCAAGCATGGGGAGCGGGCCTGATGAACCATAGCATTTTCGTAGGGCTGGATGTACACAAGGCAACGATTTCGGTTGCGATGGCCCAAGGAGTGCGCGGCGAGGAAGTTCGCAACTTAGGGATCATCCTAATCGCGCCGACCAATCAACAAGCGGGCAAAGAGCCCAGGTCAAGCTGTGCATCCTCTATCACCCCTTGTCGGCGGCCAGCAAAGCCGGGGTGATCGTCACCACCGCCATTGCACGCGAGATGGTCGGCTGCCTGTGGGCGACGCTCTTCAAGTAAGAACTCGGCCCGGCCGCGTGTGAAGAGCGCTGGTCGAGCGTATCGGTGCCAGGGCGGGAGGCAGGGCGCGGTGGGGACTCCTCGTATGAGCCGGCATTGTCGACGCTCGCTCGCAGATCTCGCCGCAAGTCCAGCACGGGACCTATTTGACGCTGGATCGAACGAAGCCACGTCTTGTGAGCGTGTAACTATGGGGGCTTGATCTAGGCTGTAGCGCGGCAATCTGGGTAGGAAGTGCGCGGCAATCAGGATGGCGAGGCGTGTCGCGGCCTGATGATGATTGCCGCGATGATTGTCGCGCGCAAGAGTTTTGTTGAACTCTGATTGTCGCGCAGCGTCAATCAGCGACGGTTTTGGGTGTCGCGTGCGATGGCGGCCGTCCGGGACCGCGTTTTCGTTCGAGGGCGGTCCGTCTGCGATAGCTCTCGACGTTCATCTCGACGATGGTGGCGTGATGAACGAGGCGATCGATAGCGGCCAGGGTCATGGCGGGGTCCGGGAAGACCCTGTTCCATTCGCCGAATGGCTGATTGGCGGTGATCAGCATCGAGCGGCGCTCGTAGCGTGCACTGATGAGCTCGAACAGCACGCTGGTCTCGGCCTGATCCTTGGTGACGTAAGCGAGATCATCAAGAATCAGGAGATCGAAGCGATCGAGACGATTGATGGCCGCCTCGAGGTTAAGCTCGCGTCGCGCTAGCTGGAGCTTCTGCACGAGATCGGTGGTCCGGGTGAAGAGGACGCGCCATCCGTTCTCGATGAGGGCCAGGCCGATCGCTGCCGCCAAGTGGCTCTTTCCGCCGCCGGGCGGGCCGAACAACAGCAAATTGGCGCCCTTGCCCAGCCAGCTGTCACCGGCGGCGAGCGCCATCACCTGCGCCTTTGAGATCATCGGCACGGCTTCGAAGTCGAAGCTGTCGAAGGTCTTTCCGGTGGGCAAACGTGCTTCGACAAGGTGTCGTTCGGTCCGACGGCGGCCGCGTTCGGCAATCTCGTGCTCGGCGATGGTCGCGAGGAAGCGGCCGGCCGGCCAGCCTTCCTTGTCGGACTGTTCGGCAAATTGCGCCCACAGCACCTTGATGGCAGGCAGACGGAGCTCATTGAGCAGCAGATTGAGGCGCGCGGCATCAACCGTGTTCGTTACGCTCATGCGGCACCTCCGGTCTCGGCGGCACCGATGAGGCATTCGTAGGTCGCAAGCGGCACGAGCTGCACCACGACGTTCGGCAGGTTGGCGGGATCGGGGGCGAAGTAAGCACGTAGCCGGTTGAGGTCGGGCAGTTGGCCGGCCTCGAGATCGGCGGTGAGCTGATCGGCGAGTTCGGCCTCGCAGCCGCGTTCATGAGCGAGCGCGAGGAGATCGACCATGATCCGGCTGGCTTTTTTGTCCGGCAAGCGTTCGCGCAAGCGATCGAAGGTCTTCCGATAGGCATCCCGCGGGAACAGCTGATCTCGGTAGACCAGATTGAGAAGTGCCATCGGCTTGCGCCGCAGGGAATGGATCACGTGCCGATAATCGACGACCTGGTCGTACTTGCCATTGGGATGCGGCCGCCCACGCGGCAAGGTGACGAGATGGGTGCCCCCGACGAACACGTCGAGACGATCGTCGTAAAGGCGCACCCGCAGTCGGTGACCGATCAGGCGCGATGGCACCGTGTAGAACACCTTGCGCAGGGTGAAGCCGCCGGACGAGGTCACGCGGACGATCACCTCTTCGTAGTCGGAGGTGCGCCGATCGGGCAGCTCCTGCAACACCACGCGCTCGCTATCGATCCGCTTGGCGTTGCGGGCATTGCGGCGGCTGACGATCTCGTCGATGAAGCCGCGATAGGTGGCAAGATCGTCGAAGTCGATAGTTCCGCGCAGCAGCAAGGCATCCGCGATTGCTCGCTTGAGATGACCGTGGGGCCCTTCGATCGAACCATTCTCGTGAGCAACGCCTCGATTGTTGCGGGAAGGCCGCATGCCGTAATGGGCACAAAGGGCCTCGTATCGCTGCGTCAGATCGTCCCGTGCATCACGATTGAGATTGCAGAATGCGGCCGACAGACTGTCGGTCCGATGCTCCCGCGGCGCCCCACCGAGCGACCAGAGGGCATTCTGCAGGCCTTCCGCCAGGGCGACGAAGCTCTCGCCGCCAAGCACGACGTGGGCGTGCTCGAACCCGCAATAGGCCAAACGGAAGTGATAGAGACGATGATCCAACGGAGCACCCGCGATCGTAACACCCAACTCGTCCATGTCTGTGAAGTCGGAGAGGCCGAGTTGGCCAGGCTCGTGGGTTTGGCGGAAGATCACCTCCTGCTCCTCGCCGTGGACCG
The window above is part of the Bradyrhizobium guangdongense genome. Proteins encoded here:
- a CDS encoding cold-shock protein, yielding MATGIVKWFNARKGYGFIRPDDGGPDVFVHASAVAKAGRSDLAEGIRICYELRTSAAGRTFAEDLSIP
- the istB gene encoding IS21-like element helper ATPase IstB, which translates into the protein MSVTNTVDAARLNLLLNELRLPAIKVLWAQFAEQSDKEGWPAGRFLATIAEHEIAERGRRRTERHLVEARLPTGKTFDSFDFEAVPMISKAQVMALAAGDSWLGKGANLLLFGPPGGGKSHLAAAIGLALIENGWRVLFTRTTDLVQKLQLARRELNLEAAINRLDRFDLLILDDLAYVTKDQAETSVLFELISARYERRSMLITANQPFGEWNRVFPDPAMTLAAIDRLVHHATIVEMNVESYRRRTALERKRGPGRPPSHATPKTVAD
- the istA gene encoding IS21 family transposase, which codes for MKYRQTDSPPVAAAKASFSASTAYRIERDPRFPSQRKAPRGRQRPDPLSEVFETEIVPILKAAPGLRPVAVFEEMLRRHPDLGIGIRRTLERRIRAWRAVHGEEQEVIFRQTHEPGQLGLSDFTDMDELGVTIAGAPLDHRLYHFRLAYCGFEHAHVVLGGESFVALAEGLQNALWSLGGAPREHRTDSLSAAFCNLNRDARDDLTQRYEALCAHYGMRPSRNNRGVAHENGSIEGPHGHLKRAIADALLLRGTIDFDDLATYRGFIDEIVSRRNARNAKRIDSERVVLQELPDRRTSDYEEVIVRVTSSGGFTLRKVFYTVPSRLIGHRLRVRLYDDRLDVFVGGTHLVTLPRGRPHPNGKYDQVVDYRHVIHSLRRKPMALLNLVYRDQLFPRDAYRKTFDRLRERLPDKKASRIMVDLLALAHERGCEAELADQLTADLEAGQLPDLNRLRAYFAPDPANLPNVVVQLVPLATYECLIGAAETGGAA